One Halobacterium wangiae genomic window, ACCGCAGAGGAGGCCGACACGTCGTTGTCGCGGACGGACGTCTACGCGTTACCGGAACTGCAGAACGCGCTCGCGTACTTGGGCCCGGGGACGAACAGCGTCCGCGTCCAGACGTGCGCAGACCGGCGGAAACTGCTCGGAGAACACGTCGCGTCGCTGGCCGACGGTGGGGGGCCGACCTTCGAGTTCGCTGACCGCCAGTTCGACCTGGACGTCCTCCTCGGCTAGACCGCGGCCTCGAACGTCTCCGCGAACTCGCGGAGTTCGTCGCCCGTCCGGTTGGCCGCCGACTGCAGCGCGTCCAGCGGGTCCGTCTCCTCGTCGGTCTTGATCGTGAGCAGCGGCTCCGTCTGGCCGCCGGACTGCTCGGGGTTGACGTCGTAGGAGGCGGCGGCCACGCCCTCCGTCTCCAGCAGCGCCCCCTTCAGCACGTTCATGAACGTGTGGTTCTCCCCGGCGATCTCGATAGTGAGTTCCGCGTCGCCCTTCTCGATGACCCGCAGATCCATACCCCGTGATTCGGAACTGTGGCGTTTCAACGTTTCGAAGCCCCGATTAGACGAGCCCCGCTCCGGGTGACCGACCGGTCGGCAGCGACTGCCGGCGGAACTCGCGGACGCCACTGCTTTATTGTCCCGCGCCAAGGCACCACCTGTATGAACGTCTCCCCGCTGGCGGTGGTCGCCGGGACGGCGCTGCTCACGTTCGCCGTGCTGGCCGTCGCCGCCCGGTTCTACCAGTTCTCGCTGTTCACTCACGGGCTGCCGGTCGCCGTGTTGGCGGGCGTCGTCGCGGCAGCGGCCAGCGGCACCGTGAGTGTCTGGCGTGGGGCCGCGTGGGTCGGCGTCGTCGTCTTCTTCGGCTCTGGAGTCGCGGTGCTGTCAAGAGGTGAGGGCCGCGAGTTCTGGCGGGCTGTGCGCTCCCGGCTCCTGTTTGGCGTCCCGTGGGGGACGCTGGTCGTCGTCGCCACCATCGTCGCCTTCTACCTCTTCGTGCAGTTCGGCGTGCGCGGCACGGGGTCACCCCTCGTCGTCCCGTTCGTCTCCTGGTCGTACTTCTACCCGCTGGGCGTAGTGACCGCACCGTTCGCCCATGCCAGCCTCGGCCACGTCACCGGCAACCTGGTGGCGACGCTGGTGCTCGCACCGATCGTCGAGTACGCGATCTCGCACTTCCCGACCGAACGGGGGGCCAGTTCGTTCGGGTCGTGGCGGACGAACCCGTACGTCCGGGCGTTCGTCCTCGTCCCGCTCGGTATCGCGTTCGTCTCGCTGCTCACCGGGCTGTTCTCGTGGGGGGCGACCATCGGTTTCTCGGGCGTCGTCTTCGCCTTCGCGGGGTTCGCACTCGTCCGCTACCCGCTCGCGACGGTGGTCGCCGTCGTCGCCCAGGACGTGCTGGCGCTGCTGTGGTCAGTGCTCCGGGACCCCATCACGTTCGCGTCGGTGTCGCCGTCGTTCTCCCCGCCGTGGTGGGCGGGTATCTCCGTCCAGGGACACCTGTTCGGGTTCCTCGTCGGTGCGGTGCTGGCGGCGCTCCTGCTGGCTCGCCGCGACGAGCGACCGTCGGCGGCCCGCGTCTGGTTCGGGTCGGTCGTCATCGCGACGTCGCTGTCGCTGTGGGCGGTGTGGTGGTACGGACGGAGCGTGGACTACGTGCTCTACCGCTCGCTCGGCGTGTTGCTCGTCGTGGCGCTCGCACTCGTGCTCACCGCCGCCGTGCGCGCCGACGAGACGACGATCGCTCGCGACCTCACCGGACGCAAGGCCGCGGTGGTGCTGTTGCTACTGCCCGTCGTGACGATGTCGATGGTGGCGGTGCCGATCAACCTCACGACCGTCGAGGACGCAGAACTGGCCGGCGACCCGGTCGAGATCCGCGGCTACGAGGTGACGTACGCCGAGGACGTCCAGAACGAGCGGGTGGCCGCTGTCCAGTTGCCGCTGTTCGCGCAAGCGACGAACGTCTCGGCGAGCGGCGTCATCGTCGCCAGCGACAGTCGCACCATCTGGACGGAGCGCGTGAGCGCCGGCGAACTCGCGTTCTTCGGCGACAGTGCAGTGACGGTCGGCGGCGTTGGCTGGGAGGAGACCGTCTGGGCGCACCGTCGCGGCTGGGTTCCTCGCGGTGGTAACCCCGTCTACAACGTCTACCTCCAACCGCCGGGGAGCGACTGGCGGCCCGTGTTCGCATCCAACAGTTCGACCGCCGACCCCGTCGTCACCGGTCGGCAGGTGCGGATCGACGCGATGGACGGCCGGTTCGCCGTGGAGGTAGTGCGCAACGACTCAGTCCTCGGAACCGCGCGGATTCCGGCGGTCAACGAGTCGACGACCGCGGGCGGACTCACGTTCGTCCGCCAGGAGCAGAAATTGCTCGCCGAGCGCGGGAACACGACGGTGACGGTCGCTACCCGGGAGACCTACGAGTAGCCCACTCGACCCTGAACGCCTCGACGTCGAGGGTCTCCCGCTCGCTCGTGTGGAACTCGAACTGACGGTCGACGTCGAACTCGGCGGCGAACGCGTGGGTCAGTTCGCCACCCCGGTCGGCCGCGAACGACTCGACGAACGCCTTGCTGCCGGCGTTGTGTATCGAGTAGGAGACGTCGGCGAGTTCCGCTGCCGCCGCCAGGAACGCTCGGTCGGCGTGCCGCTGGCCTCGCTGAGCGCCGAACGGCGGGTTCATCACGACGGTGTCGACGCGCGACAGTGGCGGCCGCGTCGCGTCGCCGAGTAGCCAGTCAACGCGCACGCCTGGGTCGACGCGCGTCTCGTTCTCCCGGGCGACGGCCAGTGCATCCGGGTCCCGCTCGACAGCGAGGACGCGCTCTGGGTTCCGCGTGGCGGCGCCGAGCGCCAGCATCCCCGTGCCCGTACCGAGGTCCGCGACGGTGCGGCCGGCGACGTCACCGTGGAGGTCTGCGAGGTGGAGGAGGTGAGCGGCGATGTCCGCCGGCGTCGGGTACTGTTCGAGCGCAGCGCTCGGGTCCCGGAACCCTTCGACCGCGGAGAGTCGCTGTTCGAGCGCGCGCTTCACGGCGGAGGAGAGGAGACGGTGGGCGAAGAAACCTGCGTTAGCGCGGGACAGTCAGTGCAGCGCGAGGCCGTCGACGTCGAGGGTGATGCCGTCGCGGTGGGCGCGTTCGGCGACGGCGGAGAGCGCGGGTCGGGCCTTCTCGGGACACTCGACGGTTTCGACGTCGACGGTGAGCCGGTTCGCGCCGAGGAAAGCGGCGGCGTCTACGAGGTCGCGGAGGCGGTCTGCTTCGCGCTGGGTGGCCAGCGAGCAGTCCTCCTCGAAGCGTGCGTCCGCGGTGACTTCGGCGGGGACGTAGCCCTCGCGCGTGAGTTCGGCCACCAGCGTCCGGAGGTCGTCGCGAGCGGTGCCTGCAATGGTATCCGCATCGACGGCGACGGGGGTCTGTTCGGTCGGTCGACAGCCTGCGACGGCGTCGGAACGGGACGTGGTGCTCATGCTACCTGCACATACATAGCGGAAATACAAAAACCTTTGTAGATGTCTAGTAGTAATACCGCATTGCACAACGTTATCTGTTCACACGTCTCTTTGCTGCTACAACGATGCCACCTCCCGACCCAGGTGGGGCGGCAGACGAGTCAGTGCTCGTGTTGCACGTCGACGACGAACCAGATTTCGCCGACCTCGCCGCGTCGTTCCTCGTTCGGGAGGACGACAGCTTCGAGGTAGTCACGGCGACGAACGCCCAGGAGGGTCTCGACGTGCTGGGGGCGCGTGCCATCGACTGCGTCGTCTCGGACTACGAGATGCCGAAGATGGACGGCATCGAGTTC contains:
- a CDS encoding DNA-directed RNA polymerase subunit L, coding for MDLRVIEKGDAELTIEIAGENHTFMNVLKGALLETEGVAAASYDVNPEQSGGQTEPLLTIKTDEETDPLDALQSAANRTGDELREFAETFEAAV
- a CDS encoding rhomboid family intramembrane serine protease, coding for MNVSPLAVVAGTALLTFAVLAVAARFYQFSLFTHGLPVAVLAGVVAAAASGTVSVWRGAAWVGVVVFFGSGVAVLSRGEGREFWRAVRSRLLFGVPWGTLVVVATIVAFYLFVQFGVRGTGSPLVVPFVSWSYFYPLGVVTAPFAHASLGHVTGNLVATLVLAPIVEYAISHFPTERGASSFGSWRTNPYVRAFVLVPLGIAFVSLLTGLFSWGATIGFSGVVFAFAGFALVRYPLATVVAVVAQDVLALLWSVLRDPITFASVSPSFSPPWWAGISVQGHLFGFLVGAVLAALLLARRDERPSAARVWFGSVVIATSLSLWAVWWYGRSVDYVLYRSLGVLLVVALALVLTAAVRADETTIARDLTGRKAAVVLLLLPVVTMSMVAVPINLTTVEDAELAGDPVEIRGYEVTYAEDVQNERVAAVQLPLFAQATNVSASGVIVASDSRTIWTERVSAGELAFFGDSAVTVGGVGWEETVWAHRRGWVPRGGNPVYNVYLQPPGSDWRPVFASNSSTADPVVTGRQVRIDAMDGRFAVEVVRNDSVLGTARIPAVNESTTAGGLTFVRQEQKLLAERGNTTVTVATRETYE
- a CDS encoding METTL5 family protein; amino-acid sequence: MKRALEQRLSAVEGFRDPSAALEQYPTPADIAAHLLHLADLHGDVAGRTVADLGTGTGMLALGAATRNPERVLAVERDPDALAVARENETRVDPGVRVDWLLGDATRPPLSRVDTVVMNPPFGAQRGQRHADRAFLAAAAELADVSYSIHNAGSKAFVESFAADRGGELTHAFAAEFDVDRQFEFHTSERETLDVEAFRVEWATRRSPG